The sequence TTAATTGTATAAAGACGCTTACGCGTAATTATCAACTAAATGTTTAATCCGCTCAACAAACTGTAAATTTAAACTGGCGTTTAAATAAAGTGTTTTGCTTGATTAATCAAAGAAATCTCAAGAAACATATTGTTTTTCAAATTGTTCTCAAAAAATCCTATAATAAACCTTAACTATTAAGTTGTAATGGTTCACGTCATCAACCGAAGCAAGTTCGGTAGTGACAATGCAAGAATATCATATAGGCCTTCCCTAGTCAACAACTTTTTTATTGTTTTTGACTGATTTTGAGGGATTTTCTGATTTTTGTCGAACACTAGCCCCCGTGTGTCACAAGTACTGCAACATAAATACAGCCTTTAATTGTCATTCCGGAGCCAAGCGATAGAATTTCAACCTATAAATAACTTATATCTTTTCCAAATCCTTAAAAGACTTTATAGTCATAATCAGCATCTTATGCTCTTCCTCACAATATTCCGGCGGATTTTCAAACATTTTTCTATATTCATCCACCAGCTCATCCTTATATATAATGTCAAGGTCTGTTGCCGCAACCTTAAATCCATCATTATTTCCGACAATCACACTATAGCCAAACCCGCAGCTTTCTTCAACACTGTGAGTCGTCAAAATAACATTATCGCCTATATCTTCGGTCTCAAAGCTTCTGAAGCCCGACAAAAGCTTGGTCTCACGCCCATCATAATCTATCTGCATAAGCACCAGCCCGCCAAAACTATCATTGAGGGTATAAAGATGAACTCCCTGTCTGGCTTTTGCCTTCTTCAGCGCCTGCGCTCTCATCCTTCTGTTGTCAGAAGCAATGCACTCATGCAGATAGTCCTTGCTATAATACTCTTTAAACAATTTTTCATCATATTCAGCTGCACGGGTTATATTACCCTTCATTTCGTTTGTTCCCCTTCAATAAATTTTAACAAAATTTCCAAGAATCTGTCTATGATATTATGGAATATTTCCTTCTTATGCGAATCTGTTATTTCAATTCTTATAAGTTTTGATATAAGCTCGCCTAAAAGTTTATGTATGTCTGAAATACTAAGGTCGCTGTGTATCTGCTCTATATTCTGCCCACATTCCCCCTGACAGAACTCACTAAGCAGTCTGACAGCCGCCTTTAAAAGGTTATAAAACTCCTTAAATCGGTTGTTTTTAATATACCTGAACCGGGCCCTTGCAGCCACACCCAAAAGCCTGCCGGCAAGCCTAATCACCTCTTCAAAAATAAGACTCTCGGTTTTTACAACAATCCTAACAAGCTGCTTATTATACTCCCGCGCAATTTCATCAAACCTATTTAAGTCCAGCGTTTCATCATTATATTTCATAATCCACCTATTGGTTATATATATGTCTTACCCCTACTATTTGATACAACTATGAAATATAATCCGCTATATTAATTTTAACACAACATTTGTAATTTAACAATAAAAAAGAGCCTAAAGCTCTCTTCGGCTCTCAATAGCACGCGTAAGCGTAACCTCATCAGCATATTCAAGGTCGCTTCCTATAGATATACCCTGAGCAAGCCGTGTGACCTTTATACCAAGAGGTTTCAGGATTTTTGCTATATACAGTGCCGTGGCCTCACCTTCAACGTCAGGGTTGGTTGCCACAATAACTTCTTTGGTTTCATTTTTACCCACACGAGTAAGCAACTCCTTTATACGGATATCATTGGGTGTTATTCCTTCAAGCGGGTTTATAACCCCATGTAAAACGTGATAAGAGCACTTCAGTCCCTTAACCTTTTCAAGAGCGGCAATGTCTTTAGGCTCTTTGACTACGCATATCTGAATGTGTTCACGTTGTTTACAAAGACTGCAAGTGTCATCCTCAGTAAAGTTTCCGCAAATAGCGCAAAATTTTATGCTGTGTTTAGCCTCCAGCAAAGCCTTACTGAGGTTATTCACTTCGTGGTCGCTGCTGTTAAGAATGCTATAAGCATATCTCTGAGCAGTTTTGGCTCCTACTCCCGGCAACATCATAAAAGCCCCTATCAATTTATCAAGCGATTTTGGATTCATAATATTATCCTTTTAAAAAACGGGAGCGGACAAATAGCGCAGTTTATCCACTTCTTAAAACATTTTGTTTTATGATTTAGTAAATTTTATTATATTATCTGCCACGAGTCGCCATTGTGGCTTAATAACAAAGGCAGCCTATAAAAATCCTTTATTTCTATTTTAAAACTAATTGGATTTTCACTTACAATAGAGCTAGTAATGGTAACATCCAAATATTTATCACCATAAACAGTTATATTATTATTTTTTGAAACTTTAAAACATTCCCCCGCCCATAGGTCCCATAACTTCCTGCTTCTTGGCGTCCGCCTTGTTTTGAGCGTCGTTTATGGCAGCGGTAATGAGGTCCTCCAGCATTTCAACATCGTCAGGGTCAACTGCCTCTTTCTTAA is a genomic window of Christensenellaceae bacterium containing:
- the recR gene encoding recombination mediator RecR, coding for MMNPKSLDKLIGAFMMLPGVGAKTAQRYAYSILNSSDHEVNNLSKALLEAKHSIKFCAICGNFTEDDTCSLCKQREHIQICVVKEPKDIAALEKVKGLKCSYHVLHGVINPLEGITPNDIRIKELLTRVGKNETKEVIVATNPDVEGEATALYIAKILKPLGIKVTRLAQGISIGSDLEYADEVTLTRAIESRREL